From a single Agrobacterium tumefaciens genomic region:
- the sco gene encoding cytochrome oxidase assembly protein Sco has product MRNIRIVLWAVVVVLAGVVSWLTIEMTKTREEMVETAYGVPFALTAQDGQPITEKAFQGKPTALFFGFTHCPEVCPTTLFELNGWMEKVDPAGDKMQAYFVSVDPERDTPEIMQQYVSNVSKRITGITGPADKIAETLKGYRIYAKKVPVDEKDPNGDYTMDHTASVILLDAKGRFSGTIAYGENPEVAEQKLQNLLKG; this is encoded by the coding sequence ATGAGAAATATTCGCATCGTATTGTGGGCCGTGGTGGTCGTTCTCGCCGGTGTCGTCAGCTGGCTGACGATCGAAATGACGAAGACCCGTGAGGAGATGGTTGAAACGGCCTATGGCGTGCCTTTCGCGCTCACCGCGCAGGACGGTCAGCCGATCACCGAAAAGGCGTTTCAGGGCAAGCCGACGGCCTTGTTCTTCGGTTTCACCCATTGCCCGGAAGTCTGCCCGACGACACTGTTCGAGCTAAACGGCTGGATGGAAAAGGTGGATCCTGCCGGCGACAAGATGCAGGCCTATTTCGTCTCCGTCGATCCCGAACGTGATACGCCCGAGATCATGCAGCAATATGTTTCCAACGTTTCGAAGCGGATTACCGGCATTACCGGTCCGGCCGACAAGATTGCCGAGACGCTGAAAGGCTATCGCATCTATGCCAAGAAGGTGCCGGTGGACGAGAAGGATCCGAATGGCGATTACACCATGGATCATACCGCGTCCGTCATCCTGCTCGATGCCAAGGGCCGTTTTTCAGGCACCATTGCTTATGGCGAAAACCCTGAAGTTGCCGAGCAGAAGCTCCAGAATCTTCTGAAGGGCTGA
- a CDS encoding chemotaxis protein CheW, with product MSNAIKQSGAYLEIVSFHLGDQEFCIDIMAIREIRGWAPVTPMPHTPPYVLGLINLRGAVIPVIDMAGRLGMKMTEPSERSAIIVTDIGGKLVGLLVEQVSDMMTIRSEDLQPAPDIIPEEQRSFCRGIVALEKSMVCFLNLDTVIADELAREAA from the coding sequence ATGTCCAACGCCATCAAGCAATCCGGCGCATATCTCGAAATCGTTTCCTTCCATCTGGGCGATCAGGAATTCTGCATCGACATCATGGCGATCCGCGAAATCCGCGGCTGGGCGCCGGTTACCCCGATGCCGCACACGCCGCCCTATGTTCTCGGTCTCATCAACCTGCGCGGCGCCGTCATTCCCGTCATCGACATGGCCGGCCGCCTCGGCATGAAGATGACCGAACCCTCCGAACGCTCCGCCATCATCGTCACCGATATCGGCGGCAAGCTGGTCGGCCTCCTGGTGGAACAGGTCTCCGACATGATGACCATCCGTTCCGAAGACCTGCAGCCCGCGCCGGATATCATTCCGGAAGAACAGCGCAGCTTCTGCCGCGGCATCGTGGCGCTGGAAAAGAGCATGGTCTGCTTCCTCAACCTCGACACCGTCATTGCGGACGAGTTGGCGCGCGAGGCGGCCTAA
- a CDS encoding CreA family protein, whose protein sequence is MTMKTLSGLFAGFLALLPVTAAHSQVVGEVGVDWIGNDIVIEAIADPKIKGVTCHVTYFERGVIDRLKNGNWFEDPSNNAISCSQTGPVEIGDIDLSKGGEEVFRQGMSLVWKKLVVSRVYDKANDTLIYLIHARELTDGSAKMAISTVPLYNQQVTWEKGKP, encoded by the coding sequence ATGACGATGAAAACTCTGTCGGGGTTGTTTGCGGGCTTTCTGGCATTGCTTCCGGTGACAGCGGCGCATTCGCAGGTCGTGGGTGAGGTCGGGGTCGACTGGATCGGCAACGATATCGTCATCGAGGCGATCGCCGATCCGAAGATCAAGGGCGTGACCTGCCATGTGACCTATTTCGAGCGTGGTGTCATTGATCGGTTGAAGAACGGCAACTGGTTCGAAGACCCTTCCAACAATGCCATTTCCTGCAGCCAGACGGGGCCGGTGGAGATCGGCGATATCGATCTCTCCAAGGGCGGGGAAGAGGTGTTCCGGCAGGGCATGTCGCTGGTCTGGAAGAAGCTCGTCGTCAGCCGCGTCTATGACAAGGCCAATGACACGCTGATCTATCTGATACATGCGCGGGAACTGACCGACGGTTCGGCCAAGATGGCGATTTCCACGGTGCCGCTCTATAATCAGCAGGTGACGTGGGAAAAAGGCAAGCCGTGA
- a CDS encoding 3'-5' exonuclease, with protein MKTIAIDFETANEERGSACSVGLAWIEDGNIVRVEERLIRPKDMRFSSFNIAVHGIRPDDVEDAPEFPEVMEEFIDDFHGATMIAHNAAFDFSVMRASFDKYRQSYPDLSYLCSVKIARHVWPHLESHKLNVIAHHLQLRFVHHNAAEDAVVCAAASIAAAKALRVAHIRDLPEKIGMVAGRLTSTGYQPCSMKKRAVARVA; from the coding sequence TTGAAAACCATCGCCATCGATTTCGAGACCGCCAATGAGGAGCGGGGCAGTGCCTGCTCCGTCGGGCTTGCATGGATAGAAGACGGTAATATCGTTCGTGTCGAGGAACGTCTTATTCGCCCGAAGGACATGCGGTTTTCGTCCTTCAACATTGCCGTGCACGGAATTCGCCCTGATGATGTCGAGGACGCGCCGGAATTTCCTGAAGTGATGGAAGAGTTCATCGACGACTTCCATGGCGCCACCATGATCGCCCACAATGCCGCGTTCGATTTCAGCGTCATGCGGGCCTCCTTTGACAAATATCGGCAGTCCTATCCGGACCTTTCCTACCTGTGCAGCGTCAAGATTGCGCGGCATGTCTGGCCACATCTGGAATCGCACAAGCTGAATGTGATTGCCCATCATCTCCAGCTGCGTTTCGTGCACCACAATGCCGCCGAAGACGCGGTTGTCTGTGCTGCCGCATCGATTGCGGCGGCGAAGGCCTTGCGTGTCGCCCATATCCGCGATCTGCCGGAAAAGATCGGCATGGTCGCCGGCCGCCTCACATCCACCGGCTACCAGCCTTGCAGCATGAAAAAACGCGCTGTCGCCCGGGTTGCTTAA
- the gcvA gene encoding transcriptional regulator GcvA → MAAELPSLKGLQAFEAAARYRSVTLASNELNVTPGAVSLQIRELETRLGVQLFFRKPRSIQLTREGERYYGALRTAFRMMREATAELTARSEITVLTLSCTPTFAVQWLMPRLPGFQQQHPHVDVRISVTNRLVDFSRDDVDLAVRHGFGRYEGLESIRFIDDGTLPVCSPQFLEKYGSLQEASDLKSVPLLHDENRNEWRRWLEAAGASDVDASGGTVFIDSNGALDAAKAGHGIALTRRSLVSRELAEGALIAPFGKDMASTLAYFLVYPRRMLDNPDLVTLIEWMLSQARSAEAGSL, encoded by the coding sequence ATGGCAGCCGAACTACCTTCTCTGAAAGGTTTGCAGGCCTTTGAAGCCGCGGCGCGGTATCGCAGTGTCACGCTCGCCTCCAACGAGCTGAATGTCACACCCGGCGCGGTCAGCCTGCAAATCCGGGAGCTGGAAACGCGTCTTGGCGTGCAGCTGTTTTTCCGCAAGCCGCGCAGCATCCAGCTGACGCGTGAAGGGGAACGTTATTACGGCGCGCTTCGTACCGCCTTCCGGATGATGCGCGAGGCGACGGCGGAACTGACGGCTCGCTCCGAGATCACCGTTCTGACGCTGAGCTGCACGCCGACTTTCGCCGTGCAATGGCTGATGCCGAGATTGCCCGGCTTCCAGCAGCAGCACCCGCATGTGGATGTCCGCATCAGCGTGACGAACCGGCTGGTGGATTTTTCAAGGGACGATGTCGATCTGGCGGTGCGGCACGGTTTTGGCCGTTATGAAGGGCTGGAGAGTATCCGTTTCATCGATGACGGCACCCTGCCGGTCTGCTCCCCACAGTTCCTGGAAAAATATGGGTCACTTCAAGAGGCGAGCGACCTGAAATCCGTGCCGCTTCTGCACGATGAGAACCGCAATGAATGGCGGCGCTGGCTGGAGGCGGCGGGGGCGTCAGACGTGGATGCCTCCGGCGGCACGGTCTTCATCGACAGCAATGGCGCGCTGGATGCGGCGAAAGCCGGGCACGGCATTGCGTTGACCCGCCGTTCGCTGGTTTCCCGCGAACTTGCGGAAGGTGCATTGATCGCCCCCTTCGGGAAAGACATGGCTAGCACGCTTGCCTATTTTCTGGTTTATCCGCGACGCATGCTTGATAATCCCGATCTGGTGACGCTCATCGAATGGATGCTTTCGCAAGCGCGTTCAGCCGAGGCCGGTTCTCTTTGA